A genomic region of Halopelagius longus contains the following coding sequences:
- a CDS encoding dihydrofolate reductase translates to MMADDSAGTDAEGSDAGEIEYVLVAAVARNGVIGRDGEMPWYLPEDMKQFKRTTTGHPVVLGRKTYENVVEALGEPFPGRTSVVLSTRDLDLPEGAVLANSVAEATARAEAAAAEMGVETAYVVGGATVYEAFLPRADRMVLTELHDDYEGETTFPEFDESAWEEVERDGREAFDFVTYERAADADADSDASGGENR, encoded by the coding sequence GTGATGGCCGACGACTCCGCCGGGACGGACGCCGAGGGGTCCGACGCCGGCGAAATCGAGTACGTCCTCGTCGCCGCGGTGGCGAGAAACGGCGTCATCGGGCGCGACGGCGAGATGCCGTGGTACCTCCCCGAGGACATGAAGCAGTTCAAGCGGACGACGACGGGCCATCCGGTCGTCCTCGGGCGGAAGACGTACGAGAACGTCGTCGAGGCCCTCGGCGAACCGTTCCCCGGGCGGACGAGCGTCGTCCTCTCGACGCGGGACCTCGACTTGCCGGAGGGCGCGGTGCTGGCGAACTCCGTCGCGGAGGCGACTGCGCGCGCGGAGGCGGCCGCCGCGGAGATGGGCGTCGAGACGGCGTACGTCGTCGGCGGCGCGACCGTCTACGAGGCGTTCCTCCCGCGCGCCGACCGCATGGTGCTCACGGAACTGCACGACGACTACGAGGGCGAGACGACGTTCCCCGAGTTCGACGAGAGCGCGTGGGAGGAAGTCGAACGCGACGGACGCGAGGCGTTCGACTTCGTCACCTACGAACGGGCGGCGGACGCCGACGCCGACTCCGACGCTTCGGGGGGTGAGAATCGATGA
- a CDS encoding class I SAM-dependent methyltransferase, giving the protein MDADDVRRRWETLSGEYSPDYYAYYGPNETSERLREVIDSVVGPDGSVLELGCSAGRHLAHLREGGYRNLSGIDLNEDSFDVMAEEYPELEAEGTFYADSIAGRVGEFEDGEFDVVYSVETLQHVHPDEEWVFEEIARIADELVVTVENEGGGSERDGASTSGDGDGPAVNYVDEQMPLYYRNWRKIFTDLGLAEVETVSLERDTFRAFRRQ; this is encoded by the coding sequence ATGGATGCCGACGACGTTCGGCGGCGGTGGGAAACGCTCTCCGGGGAGTACTCTCCGGACTACTACGCGTACTACGGCCCGAACGAGACGAGCGAACGCCTCCGCGAGGTTATCGATTCGGTCGTCGGTCCCGACGGGTCCGTCTTGGAACTCGGCTGTAGCGCGGGGCGGCACCTCGCGCACCTCCGCGAGGGCGGCTACCGGAACCTCTCGGGCATCGACCTGAACGAGGACTCCTTCGACGTGATGGCCGAGGAGTACCCCGAACTCGAAGCGGAGGGGACGTTCTACGCCGACTCGATAGCCGGACGCGTCGGCGAGTTCGAAGACGGGGAGTTCGACGTCGTCTACTCGGTGGAGACGCTCCAACACGTCCACCCCGACGAGGAGTGGGTGTTCGAGGAGATAGCCCGAATCGCGGACGAACTCGTCGTCACCGTGGAGAACGAGGGCGGCGGAAGCGAACGCGACGGCGCGTCCACATCCGGCGACGGTGACGGCCCGGCGGTGAACTACGTCGACGAGCAGATGCCGCTGTACTACCGGAACTGGCGGAAGATATTCACCGACCTCGGCCTCGCGGAGGTCGAAACCGTCTCGCTGGAGAGAGACACGTTCCGGGCGTTCCGACGGCAGTAA
- a CDS encoding helix-turn-helix transcriptional regulator — protein sequence MESALEEIEFLALSSNRVEVLRLLSEGPRTRNELASETGASQATLGRILGDFEERSWVRRDGGEYEATATGRLVSRGFTDLLEILETEGELRGIVRYLPTQAMDFDLRHLADATITVPSETRPNAPVQRVLDLLDDADEVRAFSHAFNEQSLTVVQERTTAGEQTFEAVLSKHAVSALAEDSTLRRRLESLLDADAAEIRTRSEDIPLAVTIVDDVVHLLVRDENGVLRASVDTDDETVRSWAQDAFDEYWKSASPLDRAELSS from the coding sequence ATGGAATCCGCGCTGGAGGAGATAGAGTTTCTCGCGCTCTCGTCGAACCGGGTCGAGGTGCTTCGTCTGCTCTCCGAGGGGCCGCGGACGCGGAACGAACTCGCGTCGGAGACCGGCGCGTCGCAGGCGACGCTCGGCCGGATTCTCGGCGACTTCGAGGAGCGGTCGTGGGTGCGACGCGACGGGGGCGAGTACGAGGCGACGGCGACGGGACGACTCGTCTCGCGGGGGTTCACCGACCTCTTGGAGATTTTAGAGACGGAGGGGGAACTGCGCGGTATCGTCCGCTACCTGCCGACGCAGGCGATGGACTTCGACCTCAGACACCTCGCGGACGCCACCATCACCGTCCCCAGCGAGACGCGGCCGAACGCGCCGGTCCAACGCGTCCTCGACCTGTTGGACGACGCCGACGAGGTGCGGGCGTTCTCCCACGCGTTCAACGAACAGAGCCTCACCGTCGTCCAAGAGCGGACCACAGCGGGCGAGCAGACGTTCGAGGCAGTCCTCTCGAAACACGCCGTTTCGGCCCTCGCGGAGGACTCGACGCTCCGGCGACGGCTCGAATCCCTCCTCGACGCCGACGCCGCGGAGATTCGCACCCGGAGCGAGGACATCCCGCTCGCCGTGACTATCGTCGACGACGTGGTACACCTGTTGGTGCGCGACGAGAACGGCGTCCTGCGCGCGTCGGTGGACACCGACGACGAGACGGTTCGGTCGTGGGCGCAGGACGCCTTCGACGAGTACTGGAAGTCGGCGTCTCCGCTGGACCGAGCGGAACTCTCCTCGTAA
- a CDS encoding MBL fold metallo-hydrolase has translation MRILFYPICFRNDTVKVTLLGSGEAVGVPAPLCECRYCDESPTRRRPGLLVESEQATVVLDVSPDIKDQLHATNTTNVDAFFVTHNHFDHVGGMNELHHAAMTFDEHVGIEGGYLDSETFTDSEKPDDPTFAVYFSERGLDIFESSSAHLVDSLELRTMEHGESVEVGDIRVVPFPVRHARPAFDTLGFAVYHEGAKVVYAPDMWEFADDKEHEGADVLFAEGAALFRTFGHGAESDLRSALRSADADQTVLLNLNEHLQRMTTDELRDALGEMDVDGELGEDFATYRL, from the coding sequence GTGAGAATACTCTTTTATCCCATTTGTTTCCGTAATGACACTGTGAAAGTCACACTCCTCGGCTCGGGAGAGGCTGTCGGTGTTCCTGCTCCGCTCTGCGAGTGCCGATACTGCGATGAGAGTCCCACGCGGCGACGCCCCGGACTGTTAGTGGAAAGCGAACAGGCAACCGTCGTCCTCGATGTTTCTCCGGACATCAAAGACCAACTCCATGCCACGAATACGACAAACGTAGACGCCTTCTTCGTCACCCACAATCACTTCGACCACGTGGGCGGGATGAACGAACTCCACCACGCCGCGATGACGTTCGACGAACACGTCGGTATCGAAGGCGGATACCTCGACTCGGAGACGTTCACCGACTCGGAAAAGCCGGACGACCCTACATTCGCGGTCTACTTCTCCGAGCGCGGACTCGATATCTTCGAGAGCTCGTCCGCTCATCTCGTGGATTCGCTCGAACTACGGACGATGGAACACGGAGAGTCAGTCGAAGTAGGGGATATCCGAGTCGTCCCGTTCCCCGTGCGGCACGCACGCCCGGCGTTCGACACCCTCGGGTTCGCCGTCTACCACGAGGGCGCAAAGGTCGTCTACGCGCCGGATATGTGGGAGTTCGCGGACGACAAGGAACACGAAGGTGCAGATGTTCTTTTCGCCGAAGGTGCGGCACTCTTCCGGACGTTCGGCCACGGAGCGGAGTCCGATCTCCGGTCGGCGCTCCGGAGCGCTGACGCGGATCAGACCGTGCTTCTCAATCTCAACGAACACCTCCAGCGGATGACGACCGACGAACTACGTGACGCGCTAGGCGAGATGGACGTGGACGGTGAACTCGGGGAAGACTTCGCTACGTATCGGTTGTAG
- a CDS encoding DUF4177 domain-containing protein has protein sequence MKWEYKIIRTSDGGLFSGDTGPMEHALNELGDAEWELVATLSDGRPSAGANGATALVFKRPKPDG, from the coding sequence ATGAAGTGGGAGTACAAGATAATCCGAACCTCCGACGGCGGCCTGTTCAGCGGCGACACCGGGCCGATGGAGCACGCACTCAACGAACTGGGCGACGCCGAGTGGGAACTCGTCGCCACCCTCTCGGACGGCCGCCCGTCGGCGGGAGCGAACGGCGCGACGGCGCTCGTGTTCAAGCGCCCGAAACCGGACGGCTGA
- the thyA gene encoding thymidylate synthase — MRQYLDLVTDILAEGQHKPNRTGVDTISAFSQHYEIDLAEGFPLLTTKDLSGFRWNSLIHEFVWYLSGEEHIRTLREETGIWDAWADEEGRLDTAYGRFWRRFPVPEEGLPGEAWPEDDHRWMNDDERTFDQIQYIIDQLRENPSSRRLVVNAWHPANAAVSTLPPCHYSFVFNVQGDRLNLHLTQRSGDTALGIPFNIAAYSLLLTAVAQRTGFEPGTFAHTVVDAHIYCGEGERGAWYAENLSELQSRLADVEERSEYLDVREWLVESAPAESEDAQDYDHVPGLLEQCSRTPRERPTIEVADKPLDELTYDDIELRDYDPAEGIRFAVAE; from the coding sequence ATGCGCCAGTATCTCGACTTAGTGACGGACATCCTCGCGGAGGGGCAGCACAAACCGAACCGAACGGGCGTGGACACCATCTCGGCGTTCAGCCAGCACTACGAAATCGACCTCGCGGAGGGCTTTCCGCTCCTGACGACGAAGGACCTCTCGGGGTTCCGCTGGAACTCGCTCATCCACGAGTTCGTCTGGTACCTCTCCGGAGAGGAGCACATCCGGACGCTCCGCGAGGAGACGGGCATCTGGGACGCGTGGGCCGACGAGGAGGGTCGCCTCGACACCGCCTACGGGCGGTTCTGGCGGCGCTTCCCCGTCCCCGAGGAGGGCCTGCCCGGCGAGGCGTGGCCCGAGGACGACCACCGCTGGATGAACGACGACGAACGCACGTTCGACCAGATTCAGTATATTATCGACCAACTGCGCGAGAACCCCTCCTCGCGCCGCCTCGTCGTCAACGCGTGGCACCCCGCCAACGCCGCCGTCTCTACCCTGCCTCCCTGTCACTACTCGTTCGTGTTCAACGTGCAGGGCGACCGGTTGAACCTCCACCTCACCCAGCGTTCGGGCGACACCGCGCTGGGAATCCCGTTCAACATCGCCGCCTACTCGCTTCTGCTCACCGCCGTCGCCCAGCGAACCGGCTTCGAACCCGGGACGTTCGCCCACACCGTCGTGGACGCCCACATCTACTGCGGCGAGGGCGAACGCGGCGCGTGGTACGCCGAGAACCTCTCCGAACTCCAGTCGCGTCTGGCCGACGTCGAAGAGCGTTCGGAGTACCTCGACGTTCGCGAGTGGTTGGTCGAGTCCGCGCCCGCCGAATCCGAGGACGCGCAGGACTACGACCACGTCCCCGGCCTCCTCGAACAGTGCTCGCGGACGCCCCGCGAACGTCCCACCATCGAGGTGGCGGACAAGCCCCTCGACGAACTGACGTACGACGACATCGAACTCCGCGACTACGACCCCGCGGAGGGTATCCGATTCGCGGTGGCGGAGTGA
- a CDS encoding DMT family transporter produces MVERRTLAFFALTSVFFGGTFVAAKAGLGYFPPLLFVALRFDVAAVVLASYAILTTSRDGLLPRTRGDVVGILSTGILAIGLTNALLFVGQQYATSAVASIVFSLNPVLTPVFAAALLSDERLSARGVAGMILALVGVGLVVNPDPANLLAGGFGKVILLTGAVAGALGSVLIRWADGGLSSTVRTAWGLPFAAALCHLLSWSAGESAAAIAWTPTAVLALAYVGIFAGAVAYITYFGLIDDTGAIRANLVFYVVPVVATLGGAAFLGETIPLSALVGFGVIFAGFAVLGSESVDVDGLRAKARRTVSVSSRRHLPATFVNRAPSDDSRDVTEERRGRVFDSD; encoded by the coding sequence GTGGTCGAACGCCGCACGCTCGCCTTCTTCGCCCTGACGAGCGTCTTCTTCGGCGGGACGTTCGTCGCGGCGAAGGCCGGACTCGGCTACTTCCCGCCGCTTCTGTTCGTCGCGCTCCGGTTCGACGTGGCGGCCGTCGTACTCGCGAGTTACGCGATTCTCACGACGTCGCGAGACGGACTGCTCCCCCGGACGCGCGGCGACGTGGTGGGCATCCTCTCGACGGGCATCCTCGCCATCGGCCTGACGAACGCGCTCCTGTTCGTCGGCCAGCAGTACGCCACGAGCGCCGTCGCCTCCATCGTCTTCAGCCTCAACCCGGTCCTGACGCCGGTGTTCGCGGCGGCTCTCCTCTCGGACGAACGCCTCTCGGCCCGCGGCGTCGCCGGGATGATTCTCGCGCTCGTCGGCGTCGGACTCGTCGTCAACCCCGACCCGGCGAACCTCCTCGCCGGCGGGTTCGGCAAGGTGATTCTGCTCACCGGCGCCGTCGCCGGCGCACTCGGGAGCGTCCTCATCCGCTGGGCCGACGGCGGCCTGTCGAGTACGGTCCGCACCGCGTGGGGCCTCCCGTTCGCCGCGGCGCTCTGTCACCTCCTCAGTTGGTCGGCGGGCGAGTCGGCGGCGGCCATCGCGTGGACGCCGACGGCGGTGCTCGCGCTCGCGTACGTCGGCATCTTCGCTGGCGCGGTGGCGTACATCACCTACTTCGGACTCATCGACGACACCGGGGCCATCCGGGCGAACTTGGTGTTCTACGTCGTGCCCGTCGTGGCGACGCTCGGCGGGGCGGCGTTCCTCGGCGAGACCATCCCGCTCTCGGCGCTGGTCGGGTTCGGCGTCATCTTCGCCGGGTTCGCGGTGCTCGGAAGCGAGTCCGTGGACGTGGACGGCCTCCGCGCGAAGGCGCGCCGGACCGTCTCCGTCTCCTCGCGGCGGCACCTCCCCGCGACGTTCGTCAACCGCGCCCCGTCGGACGACTCGCGGGACGTGACCGAAGAACGCCGGGGCAGAGTGTTCGACTCCGACTGA
- a CDS encoding DUF7839 domain-containing protein, whose translation MAKNGDDAEEFGVLRSKRNATRYQILVQIAKRQPAVNQKEIADAIGITAQAVSDYLQDLIEHEYVNKHGRGRYEVTKEGVDWLISQTDELRHFVQHVSEDVIGQVEIETALATTDIEEGQTVSLTMRDGVLRAMSGSTGSATAVAVTDADPGRDVGITNFDGVVDYDLGTVTVVAIPNVRDGGSSAVSTERIVEMADDHDMVAVAGVEAIAAADTANLDPDIRFGSAAAVQEAAAKGLSVLLLAATDVLSSHTDKLREQNVSYEVVDVAEE comes from the coding sequence ATGGCGAAGAATGGAGACGACGCCGAGGAGTTCGGCGTTCTCCGGAGCAAGCGGAACGCGACCAGATATCAGATTCTGGTACAGATCGCGAAGCGGCAGCCCGCGGTGAACCAAAAGGAGATCGCCGACGCGATCGGCATCACCGCCCAAGCCGTAAGCGACTACCTACAGGACCTGATCGAACACGAGTACGTCAACAAGCACGGTCGCGGTCGGTACGAGGTGACCAAAGAGGGCGTCGACTGGCTGATATCGCAGACGGACGAACTGCGCCACTTCGTCCAGCACGTCTCCGAGGACGTCATCGGACAGGTCGAAATCGAGACTGCCCTCGCCACGACGGACATCGAGGAGGGACAGACCGTCTCGCTGACGATGCGGGACGGCGTTCTGCGCGCCATGTCCGGGAGTACGGGGAGCGCAACCGCGGTTGCGGTGACCGACGCCGACCCGGGTCGGGACGTGGGGATTACGAACTTCGACGGCGTCGTCGACTACGACCTCGGGACCGTGACGGTGGTCGCGATTCCGAACGTCCGGGACGGAGGCAGTTCGGCGGTGTCGACCGAGCGAATCGTGGAGATGGCCGACGACCACGATATGGTCGCCGTCGCCGGCGTCGAAGCGATCGCCGCGGCCGATACCGCGAATCTCGACCCCGACATCCGATTCGGGAGCGCCGCCGCCGTTCAGGAGGCGGCCGCGAAGGGACTCAGCGTCCTGTTGCTGGCCGCGACGGACGTGCTCTCGTCGCACACGGACAAACTCCGCGAACAGAACGTCAGCTACGAGGTCGTAGACGTCGCCGAAGAGTAG
- a CDS encoding DUF7344 domain-containing protein: MSNSSSARDAGTPRYRPAESRQRNALAVLRRATPPLSLTELAFGVAALEGATADGPLSEADRTALELSLHHDHLPRLDRAGIVAYDAKNRVVTARRRAMPVGGWATPE; this comes from the coding sequence ATGTCCAACTCGTCGTCCGCCCGAGACGCCGGTACACCGCGGTATCGTCCCGCCGAGTCGCGGCAACGGAACGCGCTCGCCGTCCTGCGTCGGGCGACGCCGCCCCTCTCGCTTACCGAACTCGCGTTCGGCGTCGCCGCCCTCGAAGGCGCGACGGCCGACGGACCGTTGAGCGAGGCGGACAGGACGGCGCTGGAACTGTCGCTCCACCACGACCACCTCCCCCGACTGGACCGCGCGGGAATCGTCGCGTACGACGCGAAGAACCGCGTCGTCACCGCCCGGCGGCGGGCGATGCCCGTCGGCGGGTGGGCGACGCCGGAGTAG
- a CDS encoding archaeal proteasome endopeptidase complex subunit alpha has product MNRNDQQAYDRGTSLFSPDGRIYQVEYAREAVKRGASSVGVRTTDGVVLAAQRRTSSSLMETESIEKLHKLDDYLGAASAGHVADARQLVDDARTEAQRNRLRYGEPLGVETLTKSLSDQIQESTQIGGTRPFGASLLIGGVEGDLGQPSPPGREADTDRGEVRARLFQTDPSGAPQEWKAVAIGANRGDIQEFLEEEWDDNLSVDDGVTLAIRALLVGEEELAAGEIAIATISGEGYHEVEEDDVAAIVEEFGGSDDDEEE; this is encoded by the coding sequence ATGAACCGTAACGACCAGCAGGCGTACGACCGAGGGACGTCTCTGTTCTCCCCCGACGGACGTATCTATCAGGTCGAGTACGCCCGCGAGGCGGTCAAGCGTGGCGCATCGAGCGTCGGCGTGCGGACGACGGACGGCGTGGTCCTCGCCGCACAGCGACGGACGAGTTCGAGCCTCATGGAGACCGAGAGCATCGAGAAGTTACACAAACTCGACGACTACCTCGGCGCGGCGAGCGCGGGTCACGTCGCCGACGCCCGGCAACTCGTCGACGACGCCCGGACGGAGGCCCAGCGGAACCGACTCCGCTACGGCGAACCGCTCGGCGTCGAGACGCTGACGAAGTCGCTCTCCGACCAGATTCAAGAGAGCACGCAGATCGGCGGGACGCGCCCGTTCGGCGCGTCGCTTCTCATCGGCGGCGTCGAGGGCGACCTCGGCCAGCCGAGTCCGCCGGGCCGCGAGGCGGACACCGACCGAGGAGAGGTCCGGGCCCGACTGTTCCAGACGGACCCCTCCGGCGCGCCCCAAGAGTGGAAGGCCGTCGCCATCGGCGCGAACCGCGGAGACATCCAAGAGTTCCTCGAAGAGGAGTGGGACGACAACCTCTCCGTCGACGACGGCGTCACGCTGGCCATCCGCGCCCTCCTCGTCGGCGAGGAGGAACTGGCGGCCGGCGAAATCGCCATCGCCACCATCTCCGGCGAAGGCTACCACGAAGTCGAAGAGGACGACGTGGCGGCCATCGTCGAGGAGTTCGGCGGTTCCGACGACGACGAAGAGGAGTAA
- a CDS encoding metal-dependent hydrolase family protein has protein sequence MSSLYVLAGGRVADANGTRDADVALSPAEGRIVAVGDDAEDAAADADDAETVDVSGKVVAPGLVDAHVHLMMDGRPDVTTANAESRELLSYRAAANLRANVEAGVTAVRDLGAPGTLALDAGTAVETGVLDGPRVVACGENVVMTGGHGHWFGREADGRAEVRKAVREQLKRGADVVKCMATGGVLTEGAQTGAPELTPEELETVVETAAAKNVPTAAHAHGQRGIQNAVRAGISSVEHATFMDRETAELLAEEGTYWVPTASALEGIVENGVEGGIPEEAVEKAEDARDRFERAWEHALDAGVTVAMGTDAGTPFNFHGENALREMELMCEYGMSPEAALEAATVTGAELLGLDDAGLVEPGYRADVVVLDADPTEDASAWRESEAVFAAGERIV, from the coding sequence ATGAGTAGCCTGTACGTACTGGCCGGAGGCCGCGTCGCAGACGCGAACGGAACGCGCGACGCCGACGTCGCTCTCTCGCCGGCGGAGGGTCGAATCGTCGCCGTCGGCGACGACGCGGAGGACGCGGCCGCCGACGCCGACGACGCGGAGACCGTCGACGTCTCGGGGAAGGTAGTCGCGCCCGGTCTGGTGGACGCGCACGTCCACCTGATGATGGACGGCCGCCCGGACGTGACGACGGCGAACGCCGAGAGCCGAGAGCTTCTGAGTTACCGCGCCGCCGCGAACCTCCGCGCGAACGTCGAGGCGGGCGTCACCGCCGTCCGCGACTTGGGCGCGCCGGGAACGCTCGCACTCGACGCCGGAACCGCCGTCGAGACGGGCGTGTTGGACGGTCCGCGGGTCGTCGCCTGCGGCGAGAACGTGGTGATGACCGGCGGGCACGGACACTGGTTCGGCCGGGAGGCCGACGGCAGAGCCGAGGTTCGGAAGGCGGTCCGAGAGCAACTGAAACGCGGCGCGGACGTGGTGAAGTGCATGGCGACCGGCGGCGTCCTCACCGAGGGCGCACAGACCGGCGCGCCGGAACTCACGCCCGAGGAACTCGAAACGGTCGTCGAGACGGCGGCGGCGAAGAACGTCCCGACGGCGGCGCACGCCCACGGCCAGCGAGGGATTCAGAACGCCGTCCGCGCGGGCATATCGAGCGTCGAACACGCGACGTTCATGGACCGCGAGACGGCCGAGTTGCTGGCCGAGGAGGGGACCTACTGGGTGCCGACCGCGAGCGCTCTGGAAGGTATCGTCGAGAACGGCGTCGAGGGGGGAATCCCCGAGGAGGCCGTCGAGAAGGCCGAAGACGCCCGAGACAGGTTCGAACGCGCGTGGGAACACGCCCTCGATGCGGGCGTCACCGTGGCGATGGGAACCGACGCGGGGACGCCGTTCAACTTCCACGGCGAGAACGCCCTCCGGGAGATGGAACTGATGTGCGAGTACGGCATGTCGCCGGAGGCGGCGTTGGAGGCGGCGACGGTGACCGGCGCGGAGTTGCTCGGACTCGACGATGCCGGCCTCGTCGAACCGGGCTACCGCGCCGACGTGGTCGTCCTCGACGCCGACCCGACCGAAGACGCCTCCGCGTGGCGCGAGTCGGAGGCCGTCTTCGCCGCGGGCGAACGAATCGTCTAA
- a CDS encoding cation:proton antiporter: MAAYEIGLLFVGIALLGTAVLPRLLEHQPLSFPLVYVAVGTLLFAVVPGAPALDPVANSYLTERLTELVVLISLMGAGLKIDRPFSLWSWSATWRLLGVALPLTAAAVAVLAWGLLGLLPATAILLGAVLAPTDPVLASGIEAGAPLTELEEEADPRYRWGSVRFALTSEAGLNDGLAFPLTNLAIVVAGATVAGGSPADGQSWLLEWFLVDVLYKIGAGLVLGYVIGQVMARFLFRLPIPESVAEMMHGQDVMAGVEALATTLIAYGVTELLGGYGFIAVFVAALALRRFEWEHDYYVELHDFAVLTERVLMATVLLLFGGAIAGGLLWPLTVPQAVVGLALLFLVRPLAGALSFVGTPASWPERAIISFFGIRGIGSFYYLSHALAEASFRERELAVAAEELWALVGFVVLLSIILHGVSSSPVMDAFDRWAQRGENAVVEGDPRP, encoded by the coding sequence ATGGCAGCGTACGAAATCGGTCTCCTGTTCGTCGGCATCGCACTGTTAGGGACCGCCGTCCTGCCGCGACTGCTCGAACACCAACCCCTGTCGTTTCCCCTCGTGTACGTCGCCGTCGGAACGCTCCTCTTCGCAGTCGTCCCCGGCGCACCAGCCCTCGACCCGGTCGCGAACTCCTATCTGACCGAACGGCTCACCGAACTCGTCGTCCTGATATCGCTCATGGGCGCGGGGTTGAAGATAGACCGCCCCTTCTCCCTGTGGTCGTGGTCCGCGACGTGGCGGCTACTCGGCGTCGCACTGCCGCTTACGGCCGCGGCGGTGGCGGTTCTCGCGTGGGGACTCCTCGGCCTCCTGCCGGCCACGGCCATCCTACTGGGGGCCGTCCTCGCGCCGACGGACCCGGTGCTCGCGTCCGGAATCGAGGCCGGCGCACCGCTGACGGAGTTAGAGGAGGAGGCCGACCCGCGCTACAGGTGGGGGTCGGTTCGGTTCGCGCTCACCTCGGAAGCCGGCCTCAACGACGGGCTGGCGTTCCCGCTGACGAACTTGGCCATCGTCGTCGCCGGGGCTACTGTCGCCGGGGGGTCGCCGGCCGACGGGCAGTCGTGGCTGTTGGAGTGGTTCCTCGTCGACGTCCTCTACAAAATCGGCGCGGGACTCGTCCTCGGGTACGTGATCGGACAGGTCATGGCCCGGTTCCTGTTTCGCCTGCCGATTCCGGAGAGCGTCGCCGAGATGATGCACGGACAGGACGTGATGGCGGGCGTCGAGGCGTTGGCGACGACGCTCATCGCGTACGGCGTGACCGAACTGCTCGGCGGGTACGGCTTCATCGCCGTCTTCGTGGCCGCACTGGCGCTTCGACGCTTCGAGTGGGAGCACGACTACTACGTGGAGCTTCACGACTTCGCCGTGCTCACGGAGCGAGTGTTGATGGCGACGGTGCTCCTCCTGTTCGGGGGTGCCATCGCCGGCGGACTGCTCTGGCCGCTGACCGTCCCGCAGGCGGTCGTGGGTCTGGCTCTCCTGTTTCTCGTCCGACCGCTCGCCGGCGCTCTCAGCTTCGTAGGAACTCCCGCCTCGTGGCCGGAACGGGCCATCATCTCCTTTTTCGGCATCCGGGGCATCGGGTCGTTCTACTACCTCTCGCACGCGTTGGCGGAAGCGTCGTTTCGGGAACGGGAACTCGCCGTCGCGGCCGAGGAACTGTGGGCGTTGGTCGGGTTCGTCGTCCTGCTGTCGATAATCCTGCACGGCGTGAGTTCGAGCCCGGTGATGGACGCGTTCGACCGGTGGGCACAACGGGGCGAAAACGCCGTCGTCGAGGGCGACCCTCGACCGTAA